A stretch of DNA from Aspergillus flavus chromosome 3, complete sequence:
ACCCAGTGTACCGCAAGCAATTCCCGACTTGGTGAAACTGTCGGGCTTTGCGCGGTCTTTTGAGCCTCTGATATACTATTCAGAGAATGGCGTACAACAGATAGGGACACTGCAGGAGACAGGTGTTGCTGTCTGGGATCTGAGTGAGTCTGTTCGCGGTACCAATATGACCAGTGCGCCGATCATAGTGCGCCAGCTCGATGAGCTGTCCGAGTCCCTGAAGTCGCTGTCGTTGGAGTTGACGCGCTTTTTCGCCAATGTGGACTCGGACGTCGACTCAATCTTGCTCGTCATGGATTGGGCCAAACGGGAGCTGGAGACATTGTCGTCCCAACCGCCCAGCACGCTACCTTCTATCATGCTTGACAATTTGCACGACCTTTTGGCGCGACTCGGCACGCTAGAGCGTGTCACCGTCCCGGATGGGGATAGTGTTGGTGGCGAGCTAAACACTCCGACCACCTTTGGCCACGTTGTAACTGCGTTGTTCGGTCAGACATCGGCCCAGCGTACGCGTTCTACACTCACGCGGACCTTCACTGAGTTCCTGTCGGTACTTGAGGAGTCCATCAACAGTGAGCTGACACACTCAACCGCTCTTTTCGCGCTGTTTGAATCTATTGATCGCCAGTTTCTCAATATTCAACGCACGGTTGTCCGTGAGTCAGATGCCCAAGAGCGTGCTGAAGGTGAAATGCTCAGTTCCTTATGGACCCGTGTTCTTGGGCCCGACGCAGCCGTTGTGCGGAAGTatgagaagaacaagaggctACTCGCTAATGTCCGTAGCCGGACGGTCGCCAACAAACATCTCCTCATGGATCACCGCGGCCGGCTGCTTACTCTTAAGGTCAACCTGGAAACTCTACGACGAAAGCTTGTCAGTCCACTCGTTCGACGCAATGATTCGGTGAGCTTCGCTGGTGCTATTGATTCAAGTGGTGGTCGGAGTAATGGTCGGATGCTAGGGCCGGTCGAGGCTGTAATTGAAGGCCAGATTCGTGGATTAGAGGGCAGCTATGATTACCTTCGATCTGTCCGGGAGAAGCAAAAGGCCAAGTTAATGGAGATGGTGTATGGATCAGGACGAAAGCTACCGACCCACTCTATGCTTGCCGACGGATCAGATAACTCAGAGTCAGATACCATCGAAGGGATTTGACCATGGAGCTGAGATCTTCTATACGTCGCAGCATTCCTTCTTATCACTATCCGCATTAGCCTGgctttccttctctcacATATTTCACATTGTATTTCATGGCGTTAGTCCGTCTCCACACTCATTCGGGATTGGCGTCACGGGTTACTACTCATCCTCGGTCTGGTCTGGGCTGCTCTGGTCTGCTTGAGCGTCTCAACTGTTGGGTCTTTGGTGCCTGGCGTCTACAACTGCGGTACTAGGTCATCGCTTCTCTCATTTCTTTCTATGCATTGACTGGCGAAAGCGAGGCAAAAGCGATAGACGCGTTGGTTGACCATTTCTGTGCTTTCTATcactgcttttttttttttctttttcggaaCGTTAACTGAGAATGGGTGTTTTTTGCGGGAGTTCGTTGATCTAATCCTTGTTTATATTCTAGTTTTAGGATTGGTGGATGACTGGAAGGCATTTCGTGGTGTATGGGCTTGTCATTAATCCTCAAATCAAGTCAATTCTCCTTTTCTGGCTCGTCTCGAGATGCGTAACCATTTTAAATACGAGTAGGCACAAATTGAAGTGTATTGACATGGACTGTGTATGCACAGTCCCGTCGGCGACTAATTTCCCCGACCCGGAATGTTTTGTATTGATTCCGCATCGAAGACATCCAATTCACCTGCCTCCACCCCGTTAATTGATTCCACCGCTCTATTCGGGGTAAAATCGGTATCGACATGCGCCTCTTGGCCACAGGCAGGGCGCTGCGCGCCACCAGCAGCAGATGGGCAATTGGTAGGAACGTGCGCATTCCGTTCACGCATGTCTCGCATATCTCGGACCCTCTCCGCAGAACCTGGAGCTCAACAACAGCTCTCAGAACCCAAGAATCTACGAACTCGGATCAGACGCCGGATCCTCGGATCTCCATAAAGAAGCCATCTTTAACAATTGAAGATAAATCTTACCCCACAGACCAATGGACCAACACTCCCGATACCATCCTCTCCCACGTCGGAAGACGACTCTACCTCGACGAGAACCACCCTCTCGCTATCACCCGGAAGCTCATTGAAAGTCAGTTCCCGGGTCCCGTCTACGGAAACTACCACGAGAAGAGTCCCGTTGTTATGACTGCGCAGAACTTCGATGTCCTCGGCTTTCCGCTGGACCATCCTGGTCGTAGCCGCACGGATACCTACTATGTCAATGAGAAGACCGTGTTGAGAACACATACTAGCGCGCACCAGCAAGCATACTTTCAACAAATCAATCGGAACGAGAAATCGCGTCCCGAAGAGGTTGGATACACCGTTGTCGCGGACGTCTATCGCCGAGATGCTATCGACCGCAGCCACTACCCCGTTTTCCATCAAATGGAGGGCGCCATGTTGTGGAAGCGGCCCGACATTGAGCCATTAAAGGCTGCGAAGGAAACCGCCGCCAGGATCACGGACGATCTCAACCGCATCCCGACTCACGACGTCGCCGTCGAAGACCCCAACCCCACCATTCACGCAGAACGCAACCCACTCCAGGCAGAGCACCACAGCGCGGAGGAAGTCGAAGCCATCGCGGCGCACCTCAAACGCTCCCTCGAGCGAATGGTGATCAAGATCTTCACCGAAGCCAGCaaagccgccgccgccgccaacGGCAACGACTCTACCGAACAGGAACCGCTGAAGGTTCGCTGGGTAGAGGCCTACTTCCCCTTCACCAGTCCGTCCTGGGAACTCGAAGTCTTCTGGCAAGGCGACTGGCTCGAGATCCTAGGCTGCGGTGTCATCAAGCAAGAGCTGCTGATCAACTCCGACGTGCCCAATCGCATCGGATGGGCCTTCGGTCTCGGCCTCGAGCGCATCGCCATGctcctcttcaacatcccgGACATCCGACTCTTCTGGTCCCGCGATGAGCGCTTCCTCTCCCAGTTCAAGGCCGGCCATATCTCCCGCTTCGAGCCCTTCTCCAAACACCCCGCCTGCTACAAGGATGTCGCATTCTGGCTTCCTTCTGCGGCCGCTGCCGGCGGCGCCGTGCCAGTCCATGAGAACGATATCATGGAGATCGTCCGCGGTGTCGGAGGCGATCTGGTCGAAGACGTCCGACTTATTGATGAATTCACGCACCCGAAGACAGGCAAAAAGAGCATGTGCTACCGGATCAATTACCGCAGTCTGGAGCGCACCTTGACGAACGAAGAGACTAATGATCTCCATAATCAGGTGAGGGAGAAGCTTGTTGGCTTGCTGGGCGTTCAATTGAGGTAATCGATTTAATCGGCATGTGTGTCATGTGGTATGGATCCTTGTATAATATCCCACGGTTAATTTGATGTTTGGTCCTCGGTGTATCTTTATCTGTACAGTATTtcgaaaataaaaattttatctCGACTTCCAAGGTTGGTGTTAGATTGTTGCCTACTTGGGTTAAATGGTGGACTGTAGGTGTGTTAGACAT
This window harbors:
- a CDS encoding putative phenylalanyl-tRNA synthetase alpha subunit; the encoded protein is MRLLATGRALRATSSRWAIGRNVRIPFTHVSHISDPLRRTWSSTTALRTQESTNSDQTPDPRISIKKPSLTIEDKSYPTDQWTNTPDTILSHVGRRLYLDENHPLAITRKLIESQFPGPVYGNYHEKSPVVMTAQNFDVLGFPLDHPGRSRTDTYYVNEKTVLRTHTSAHQQAYFQQINRNEKSRPEEVGYTVVADVYRRDAIDRSHYPVFHQMEGAMLWKRPDIEPLKAAKETAARITDDLNRIPTHDVAVEDPNPTIHAERNPLQAEHHSAEEVEAIAAHLKRSLERMVIKIFTEASKAAAAANGNDSTEQEPLKVRWVEAYFPFTSPSWELEVFWQGDWLEILGCGVIKQELLINSDVPNRIGWAFGLGLERIAMLLFNIPDIRLFWSRDERFLSQFKAGHISRFEPFSKHPACYKDVAFWLPSAAAAGGAVPVHENDIMEIVRGVGGDLVEDVRLIDEFTHPKTGKKSMCYRINYRSLERTLTNEETNDLHNQVREKLVGLLGVQLR